The DNA window CTCTTGCCCGAACAGAGGACGGTCCGCAAGATCGGCGGGAGGAACCGCGACGATGACGGTTTCGCCTACTGGATCGGCGGTTTCGACGGAAACGGCCGCTACGATCCGACCGAGGGACAGAACTTCTACTGGGGGGATTGGCTCTCCGGCCACGAGTACAACGAGGACTACATCGAGCGAATGACCATCGGCTGGGGCCGCATCGAGGTGGAGGCGACCGATCCGGCGTTGTCGGATGTCTTTCTGAACGTGCTCTACCCCTGCGACGAGTCGGCGTCGTCCATGCCGGAGACGAGGCGGATCGACACGGAGAACATGGTGGGCGCCGAAATCGTGAACGAGAGGGTGATCCTCTTCGGCCGCGAGTCGACGGACGGCATCGACTCGGTGAGCTACCACCTGAGCCCGGAGGACACCACCGGCGTCCACACCGTGTGCAACCTCGACGCGGGGCAAACCTACCGGGTCTTCGCCTTGGACGGCACGGTCTGGGTACGCCGGAGCGGGATGCCGGCGCCGGACGGGGCCGAGGAGATCGTCTCCCCCGCACCGACCGCCACGGCCTCCGGACTGGTCACCTTCTCCTACAGCGGCGAGGCGGGGGATCCCGTGCTGGTGGAAATCACGGACCTTCGGGCGGAATCCGTGGGAACGCCGGAGGACTTCGCCGTCGCGATCCGTTGGACCACCAATGTCGCGGCCGACACCCGCATCGAGTTCGGCGCCACCGCCGCCCTCGGCTCCTGGAGCGCACTCGATCCGGCGCTCGTCACGGAGCACGAAATCGTCCTTTCCGATCCGGACGCCCGGCACGATCAAGATCTTTACTATCGGGTCCATTCCGCCGCCTCCGGAGGCGCGAGCGCCGCGGAGACGGGCGGGCCTTTTCATGAAGACGTCCTTCCGCCCGCGATAATCACCTGGGTGGAATAACCGGTGAATCAAGCGTACGGGCGGACCGGCCGATCATCGGAACGGCGGGGGGAGGGACGGCGCCCTCGAACACTTTGCGCCGGCAAGGGAAGGGGTGATACAATGCGATCGACAGAGGCGGGACTCCGGTACGATTCATCCCATCGCAAGGCGATCATGGCGAAGAAGATCATCGGCACGATCGGGAAAAACGGGGCGGGCAAGGACACGGTCCTCAAGATCATCGCGGAGCGCTACCGCGTGCCGATTATTTCCATCGGCGACATGGTGCGCGGGATCGCGAAGGAGCGGGGGATCGAGCCGACCCGCGGCAACCTGAACGATATCTCCAAGGGCATTTTCGCGAAGCACGGAACGGACTGGTTCATCCGGCGGGTCATCGAGAAGGCGGACGCCCTCGACGCGCCGCTCATCGTGGTCACCGGTATCCGCACCTATG is part of the Candidatus Eisenbacteria bacterium genome and encodes:
- a CDS encoding AAA family ATPase; the encoded protein is MRSTEAGLRYDSSHRKAIMAKKIIGTIGKNGAGKDTVLKIIAERYRVPIISIGDMVRGIAKERGIEPTRGNLNDISKGIFAKHGTDWFIRRVIEKADALDAPLIVVTGIRTYVDVKELQDHYGPDFMLIHVKVSDDDTRLERARVRGTERDPKTMEDLHRHDAREEKSFGVSKATALANYTIPNNGDLEDLHAEVDAWVEEHLPELTKR